DNA from Diaphorobacter limosus:
GGGCGGGGGCGCCAAGCCGTTCGGCATTGATGCCGAGCAGGTGCCGGCCATGCTGCGATCCATGCACCAGGACGGCGTGGTGTTTGAAGGCTTTCATGCCTACCCAGGCTCGCAGAACCTGCGCGGCGAGGTGATTGCGGAGAGCCTGCGCCGCACCGTCGATATGGTGCTGCGCCTAGCGCAGGACGCACCGGCACCGGTGCGCTATGTCAACCTGGGTGGGGGCTGGGGTATACCGTATTTTCCCGGTGAGCGGCGGCTGGATCTGGCGCCCGTGGCCGAGGCCCTCGCGCAAGCGACGGCGCGCCTGGCGCAGGGCCTGCCGGCGGCAGAGCTGGTGCTGGAGCTGGGGCGATACCTGGTCGGCGAGGCCGGTATTTACGTGGCGCGCGTACTCGACCGCAAGGTCTCGCGCGGACAGGTCTTTTTGGTGACCGATGGTGGCATGCACCACCATCTGGCGGCCTCGGGCAATTTTGGCCAGGTGATCAGGCGCAACTACCCGGTGGCCATAGGAAACCGGCTGCAATCGGCCGAGCGTGAGTCGGCCAGCGTGGTCGGGCCGCTGTGCACGCCGCTCGATGTGCTGGCCGAGAAGCTGGAGCTGGCCGTGGCCCAACCTGGCGACCTGGTGGTGGTATTTCAGTCAGGTGCCTACGGTGCGACCGCCAGCCCGCAGACTTTTTTGGGGCACCCGGCTTGCGTTGAAGTGTTGGTGTAAGCAAAAAACCGCGCATTACGTGGTATTGTTTCTTAATGTATCAACATCAATGCCAACCTGCGACAGCAGCAGACGCATCCGCCTGGTAGCTGGTCACCATGAACGGCAGTGAAAGCACGGTGGTTTACTGGGGCTGGGCTCTGGCTGCTGGGGCCTATAGCCTGATGTCCCTGCGTTTGATTGGCCAGCAGTACCTGGGGGCCGCGGTCAATCGCATTGCCGTGGTCATGCTCGCGGCCTCGGTGCTGACCGTGATCTGGAGCGTCAGCAGCCTGCTGGCGCTCACCGAGTCATCGGCGTGGTGGCTGGGGGCGCAGGCGGCCGATATCTTGCGCTATCTGTGCTGGACGGTGTTTGTCGCCCTGTTCTTCAGGACGAATGCCGGTCAGGCCAACGATGGCTGGTACCGCTGGTGGCCGGGCCTGGTGGTCGTGGGACTGTTCGGCGCCCCGGCGGCGGTGGTCATGATTTACCTGCTGGCGGGGGCCAAGGGGCAGGCTTTTCTGATGGTGTTGCTGGCGATTGCCGGGCTGGTTCTGCTGGAACAGTTGCTGCGCAATGTGCCGGAGGATTCGCTGTGGAGCGCCAAACCCGTGTGCCTGGGTCTGGCGGGCACCTTCCTGTTTGACCTGTATGTGTTCTCGCAAGGGGTGCTGTTTCAGGGCATAGACCCTGATGCCCTGAGCGTGCGGCCGTTCGTGCATGCCCTCATGGTGCCCTTGCTGTGGCTGGCGACAACGCGCCATCGCAACTGGATCGCCAAGATCCATGTGTCGCACAAGGTCATGTTTCACTCCGCCACGCTGGTGCTGGTGGGGCTCTACCTGCTGTTCATGGCCAGCGTCGGCTACTACGTGCGCTATTTTGGCGGCGCGTGGGGCGGTGCCCTGCAGCTGGGCCTGGTTTTCGTGGCCGTGGTGCTGGCCATTGGGGTGGCGTTGTCGGGTTCATTGCGCGCCACGCTGCGGGTGTTTCTGGGCAAGCATTTTTTTCGTTACCGCTTTGATTACCGTGAGGAGTGGCTGAAGTTCACGGCCACGCTGTCCAGTCAGGACCACCCGCAGGAAGCCGGCAAGAATGTGATTCGTGGCCTGGCGGACATGCTGGAGAGCCCGGCAGGCGGCTTGTGGCTGCTGCGCCCCGACGACGATCAGTACCGCCAGGCCGCGCGCTGGAATTTGCCCGCCGCTACCGAAACCGTGGACAAGGATGGCGCCCTGCCCGCGTTCATGCGTTCGACTGCCTGGGTGGTCAACCTGGAAGAATGGCGCGCCTACCCTGGGCGCTACCAGCATCTGCGAGTACCCGATTGGCTTGCCGAGTACCCGCAGGCCTGGCTGCTGGTGCCCCTGTGGCACGGCAAGGATTTGCTCGGGTTCGTGCTGCTGGCCAGCCCGCGCACGCCGGTTGAAGTCAATTGGGAGGTGATTGATCTGTTGAAGACGGCTGGCAGGCAGGCGGCGAGCATTCTGGCGCAGATGCAGGCCACCGAGGCGCTGCTTGAATCACGCAAGTTCGAGGCATTCAGCCGGATGTCGGCATTCGTGGTGCACGACCTGAAAAATATCGTGGCCCAACTGTCATTGATGGTCAAAAACGCCAAGCGGTTGCAGAACAACCCGGAGTTTCAGGCCGACATGCTGATGACCGTGGAAAATTCGCTGGAACGCATGCGCCAGCTGATGCTGCAACTGCGCGAGGGGGCGTCTTCTGGCGCAGCCGCCGTGGGCGTGGACCTGGGCAAGATTGCCGAGCGCCTGGCCGCCAATGCCCTGCGCCGCGGGAGGATGGTTGAAGTGGACGTTTCGTCACAGGTTTTTACCCGTGGACACGCCGATCGTTTGGAGCGCATCATCGGCCATCTGGTTCAAAACGCGCTGGAGGCCACAGGTGCCACCGACCGTGTCTGGATTCGGGTCGATCGCTATGGCAGTCATGCACGCGTCGAAGTCGGCGACGAGGGCCATGGCATGAGCGAAGAATTTGTCCAGACGCGGTTGTTCAAGCCTTTTCAGACCACTAAGGAAGCTGGCATGGGCATTGGCACCTACGAGAGTTTTCAGTATGTGCAGGAGCTCGGGGGCAAGCTCTCCGTGGACAGCCAGGTCGGCAAAGGAACGGTGGTGGGGCTGTTGCTGCCATTGATTGAAATCAGTCGCGATTCCGATTTACACCTATAGGAGAGGGACGGCATGAGTGCGGAGAAGTTGCAGCCCTTGTTGGTTGTCGAGGACGACCTGGCGCTGCAAAAGCAGATCAAATGGTCGCTCGACGGCTATGAGTCGGTCTTGGCCAATGACCGCGAAAGCGCCATGGCGCAGTTGCGCCGGCATGGCTCGCCAGTAGTGACCATGGATCTGGGCCTGCCCCCGGATGCGGACTCGGTGTCCGAGGGCTTCAAGCTGCTGGAACAGATACTGGCGGCGGCGCCAGACACCAAAGTCATCGTGCTCACGGGGCAGAACGGCCAGGCGAACGCACTCAAGGCCGTGGCCATGGGTGCCTATGACTTTCTGGCCAAGCCCTTCGAGCCGGAAGTGCTCAACCTGTGCGTGGAACGCGCCTTCAGGATGCACGAGCTGCAGGCCGAGAACAAGCGGCTGCAGGCCTTGCAGGCGTCGGACGCCATCGCGGGACTGATCACACGCGACCCGCAGATGCTGCGCGTGTGCCGCACCATCGAGAAGGTGGCGAATACGAATGCCTCGGTGATGCTGCTGGGCGAGAGCGGCACGGGCAAGGAGGTGCTGGCCCGGGGGCTGCACCAGCAGTCCAACCGCAGCAATGGCAGCTTCGTGGCCATCAACTGCGCCGCCATTCCTGAAAACCTGCTCGAAAGCGAGCTGTTTGGCTACGAAAAAGGCGCCTTCACCGGTGCCGCCAAGACCACACCGGGCAAGATCGAGACGGCGCATGGGGGCACCCTCATGCTCGACGAAATAGGCGATATGCCCATGCCGCTACAGGCCAAGCTGCTACGTTTTTTGCAAGAGCGTGTGGTCGAGCGCGTGGGCGGACGCCAGGGCATTGCCGTGGATGTGCGCGTGGTCTGTGCCACGCACCAGAACCTGGCGCAATGCATCAAGGATGGGCGCTTTCGCGAAGATCTGTATTACCGCCTGGCCGAAATCGTGGTCGAGATACCACCGCTGCGTCAGCGGGTGGGCGATGCGGCGCTGCTGGCCCATGCCTTTGCCCGCCGTTTTGCACAGGAGCATGGACGCAGCCTGACCCTGGCCGATGATGCTCTGCGCGCGATCGAGGCCCATCCATGGCCGGGCAACATCCGTGAGCTGGAAAACCGTATCAAGCGCGCCACCATCATGGCCGATGGCAGCCAGATCACCGCACTCGATGTCGGCTTCACGGATGCCGACGGGGTGGACGATGACCGCTCGCTGGACTTGCGGCTGATCCGCGAGGCGGCTGAGCAGCGTGCCGTGCTGGCAGCGTTGGCGCGTACCGATGGCACCGTTGCCAAGGCTGCCGAACTGCTCGGTGTGAGTCGGCCCACGCTGTACGACCTGATGCATCGCTTGGGCCTAAAGACTTAAGAAACCGGTTCCCTGTGAAGGACAACATGATGATGAAGATGCCTATTTCCCGCAGTGCTTTCCCGTCCGCTACCCTGGCAATCGCCTTGCTGGTGTCGGCCTGCGGTGGAGACAATCCCGATACCCTGGTTACATCGGCGCAGGACT
Protein-coding regions in this window:
- a CDS encoding pyridoxal-dependent decarboxylase, exosortase A system-associated, which gives rise to MDRFDASGAELRVGGLPLSRLAERVGQTPFYAYDRSLIAARIAAVRLVLPPGVRLHYAIKANPMAALVGFLCPLVDGMDVASAGELKLALDAGADPLSIGFAGPGKRAAELRQAVASGVLLHVESARELQLLAKAAQDLGMPARVALRINPDFELRGAGMHMGGGAKPFGIDAEQVPAMLRSMHQDGVVFEGFHAYPGSQNLRGEVIAESLRRTVDMVLRLAQDAPAPVRYVNLGGGWGIPYFPGERRLDLAPVAEALAQATARLAQGLPAAELVLELGRYLVGEAGIYVARVLDRKVSRGQVFLVTDGGMHHHLAASGNFGQVIRRNYPVAIGNRLQSAERESASVVGPLCTPLDVLAEKLELAVAQPGDLVVVFQSGAYGATASPQTFLGHPACVEVLV
- the prsK gene encoding XrtA/PEP-CTERM system histidine kinase PrsK, which encodes MNGSESTVVYWGWALAAGAYSLMSLRLIGQQYLGAAVNRIAVVMLAASVLTVIWSVSSLLALTESSAWWLGAQAADILRYLCWTVFVALFFRTNAGQANDGWYRWWPGLVVVGLFGAPAAVVMIYLLAGAKGQAFLMVLLAIAGLVLLEQLLRNVPEDSLWSAKPVCLGLAGTFLFDLYVFSQGVLFQGIDPDALSVRPFVHALMVPLLWLATTRHRNWIAKIHVSHKVMFHSATLVLVGLYLLFMASVGYYVRYFGGAWGGALQLGLVFVAVVLAIGVALSGSLRATLRVFLGKHFFRYRFDYREEWLKFTATLSSQDHPQEAGKNVIRGLADMLESPAGGLWLLRPDDDQYRQAARWNLPAATETVDKDGALPAFMRSTAWVVNLEEWRAYPGRYQHLRVPDWLAEYPQAWLLVPLWHGKDLLGFVLLASPRTPVEVNWEVIDLLKTAGRQAASILAQMQATEALLESRKFEAFSRMSAFVVHDLKNIVAQLSLMVKNAKRLQNNPEFQADMLMTVENSLERMRQLMLQLREGASSGAAAVGVDLGKIAERLAANALRRGRMVEVDVSSQVFTRGHADRLERIIGHLVQNALEATGATDRVWIRVDRYGSHARVEVGDEGHGMSEEFVQTRLFKPFQTTKEAGMGIGTYESFQYVQELGGKLSVDSQVGKGTVVGLLLPLIEISRDSDLHL
- the prsR gene encoding PEP-CTERM-box response regulator transcription factor; translated protein: MSAEKLQPLLVVEDDLALQKQIKWSLDGYESVLANDRESAMAQLRRHGSPVVTMDLGLPPDADSVSEGFKLLEQILAAAPDTKVIVLTGQNGQANALKAVAMGAYDFLAKPFEPEVLNLCVERAFRMHELQAENKRLQALQASDAIAGLITRDPQMLRVCRTIEKVANTNASVMLLGESGTGKEVLARGLHQQSNRSNGSFVAINCAAIPENLLESELFGYEKGAFTGAAKTTPGKIETAHGGTLMLDEIGDMPMPLQAKLLRFLQERVVERVGGRQGIAVDVRVVCATHQNLAQCIKDGRFREDLYYRLAEIVVEIPPLRQRVGDAALLAHAFARRFAQEHGRSLTLADDALRAIEAHPWPGNIRELENRIKRATIMADGSQITALDVGFTDADGVDDDRSLDLRLIREAAEQRAVLAALARTDGTVAKAAELLGVSRPTLYDLMHRLGLKT